The following are from one region of the Pseudobacteriovorax antillogorgiicola genome:
- a CDS encoding TIGR00266 family protein, with translation MKCHEVDFEILGSDMQIVEVELDPQETVVAEAGAMNYMEDGILFETKMGDGSEPDQGFFGKMFSAGKRMITGESAFMTHFTNQGAGKKRVAFAAPFPGKIIDLNMSEVGGEILCQKDSFLAAALGTKISIAFNKRLGTGFFGGEGFILQRIEGDGMAFVHAGGTIVRKELRGETLRLDTGCLVAFTPGLDYSIERAGGLKSMVFGGEGLFLATVSGTGTVWMQSLPFSRLADRVLANAPRAGGQRQGEGSVLGQVGDMLDGN, from the coding sequence ATGAAATGTCATGAAGTCGATTTCGAGATCCTTGGCAGCGACATGCAGATTGTGGAAGTCGAGTTAGATCCTCAGGAAACCGTGGTTGCCGAGGCTGGGGCTATGAACTATATGGAAGACGGCATTTTATTTGAAACTAAAATGGGCGACGGTTCAGAGCCAGACCAAGGCTTCTTTGGCAAAATGTTCAGCGCGGGCAAACGAATGATCACTGGCGAATCTGCCTTTATGACTCATTTCACCAACCAGGGAGCTGGCAAGAAGCGGGTTGCATTCGCTGCACCATTTCCAGGAAAAATTATCGATCTCAACATGTCCGAAGTCGGTGGTGAGATTTTGTGTCAAAAAGACTCTTTCCTAGCTGCTGCCTTGGGCACCAAAATCAGCATCGCCTTCAACAAGCGCCTTGGCACTGGTTTCTTTGGCGGCGAAGGCTTTATTCTGCAACGTATAGAAGGTGATGGCATGGCTTTTGTACATGCTGGAGGCACCATCGTTCGTAAAGAACTCCGTGGTGAAACCCTGCGACTCGATACGGGCTGCCTCGTCGCTTTCACTCCTGGCCTCGATTATAGTATCGAGCGTGCCGGAGGCCTCAAGTCCATGGTATTCGGCGGCGAAGGGCTCTTTCTTGCAACAGTTAGTGGCACAGGCACCGTCTGGATGCAGAGCTTGCCATTTTCTCGATTAGCCGATCGCGTCTTGGCCAACGCTCCGCGGGCTGGTGGTCAAAGGCAGGGAGAAGGTAGCGTTTTAGGTCAGGTCGGCGATATGCTCGACGGCAACTAG
- a CDS encoding c-type cytochrome gives MNRWSKVMLCVLGLTWQTYGWADGAKLYTAKLCHTCHGANGAKPIMPLYPKLCGQSAEYLKQQSLLIKSGKRNSGMSAAMMAMVSAVTEAEFDQIAKFLEGAPCSDSAPEASKAKKK, from the coding sequence ATGAATCGATGGTCAAAGGTGATGTTATGTGTGCTTGGATTAACTTGGCAGACCTACGGTTGGGCTGATGGAGCAAAACTATACACAGCAAAGCTATGCCATACCTGCCACGGAGCAAATGGTGCGAAGCCGATCATGCCTCTCTATCCCAAGCTTTGTGGCCAGTCGGCAGAATACTTGAAGCAGCAGTCGCTCCTTATAAAAAGTGGCAAGCGCAACAGTGGAATGTCAGCTGCAATGATGGCGATGGTAAGCGCAGTGACTGAGGCTGAATTTGATCAGATTGCTAAGTTCCTCGAAGGCGCACCTTGTTCGGACTCTGCTCCCGAAGCTAGCAAAGCAAAGAAAAAGTAG
- a CDS encoding cbb3-type cytochrome c oxidase subunit II, whose product MNKVLVAVGAVIIVLCSGVVLVVTPYFSILRQTEPQSVPLGEADPAIARGRAAYVDLGCVYCHSQQPRDKSFGPDFARGWGYQPKAQDYTGQRPHQLGTMRTGPDLFNIGDRNPSLQWNLMHLYAPRIMVPWSIMPAYPFLFEEKAEPGPDDVVLVFDWIGVETEPPIVASQKALDLVRYLQSLKQKEEQNVQPGT is encoded by the coding sequence ATGAATAAGGTCTTGGTGGCTGTCGGGGCTGTGATCATTGTCTTGTGTTCTGGAGTGGTCTTAGTTGTGACACCGTATTTTTCAATCCTGCGGCAAACAGAACCTCAATCGGTGCCTCTGGGGGAAGCCGATCCTGCGATTGCTCGGGGACGTGCAGCCTATGTCGATCTCGGTTGTGTTTACTGCCATTCGCAGCAACCGAGAGACAAGAGCTTCGGCCCCGACTTTGCTCGTGGCTGGGGTTATCAACCCAAGGCTCAGGACTACACTGGCCAAAGGCCTCATCAGCTTGGAACCATGAGAACCGGCCCTGATCTATTTAATATTGGCGACCGAAATCCATCGCTGCAATGGAATCTGATGCACCTTTATGCTCCTCGGATCATGGTGCCGTGGAGCATCATGCCGGCCTACCCTTTCCTTTTTGAAGAGAAAGCTGAGCCTGGCCCTGACGATGTTGTTTTGGTCTTTGATTGGATTGGAGTTGAAACAGAGCCCCCCATCGTGGCTAGTCAAAAAGCTTTGGACCTAGTACGATATTTACAATCACTCAAGCAAAAGGAAGAGCAAAATGTCCAACCCGGAACTTGA
- a CDS encoding cbb3-type cytochrome c oxidase subunit I has product MFETLVSLSGLSALLTLIGILVVAFAFYTHGMSFSNSSGLVIFDRGGLNHRESMDASKDSSAWKNLDISTRTPVIYCLFMACFWLLIGSIAGLIASIKLHEPDFLISEAALTFGRMRTFHLNAVAYGWLSLGVIGIATWLMPRLVHAPIPFSRLIFFGGLSWNVALTFGLASILLGYSEGVEWLEFPFWVDLIIALSGALIAVPVLISIIRSKVRHLYVSVWYILASLLWFPILFFIGNLPHIHEGVEHALVNWWFAHNVLGLWFTPMSIGIAYYIIPKIIGRPIYSYNLSFLGFWTLAIFYSNVGVHHLIGGPVPQYVVTISIVMSMMMLIPVISVAINHHMTAFRHLGAVRDMLPLRFVVMGAMMYTLASVQGSLHSLRALSRITHFTHYTVSHAHLGAYGFASFILFGACYFVIPKVLQTNWPYRRLISLHFWLALIGIAIYVIFLGIGGWLQGVKMLDANASFMESVLVTIPYLKARSFGGLLLTIGHMVFMIHFILILKRFVDKKKGKSS; this is encoded by the coding sequence ATGTTTGAAACCTTGGTGAGTCTGTCTGGATTAAGCGCCCTGCTCACGCTGATCGGAATCTTAGTTGTAGCCTTTGCTTTCTACACCCACGGGATGAGTTTTTCCAACAGCTCAGGACTGGTTATCTTCGATCGAGGAGGTTTAAATCACCGAGAATCGATGGATGCCAGCAAGGATAGTTCGGCTTGGAAAAACTTGGATATATCAACTCGAACTCCCGTTATTTACTGCCTATTTATGGCCTGTTTCTGGCTGCTCATCGGCTCTATTGCAGGCCTCATCGCCTCGATCAAGCTCCATGAACCAGACTTTCTGATCTCTGAGGCTGCACTCACTTTTGGCAGGATGAGAACATTTCATCTCAATGCGGTTGCTTACGGTTGGTTGTCTCTGGGAGTCATTGGAATCGCGACTTGGCTCATGCCGCGGTTGGTCCACGCTCCCATCCCCTTTAGTCGTCTGATCTTTTTTGGAGGCTTAAGCTGGAACGTTGCACTAACGTTCGGCTTGGCCTCGATTCTTCTTGGCTATTCGGAGGGTGTCGAGTGGTTGGAGTTCCCGTTCTGGGTGGATCTCATTATTGCCCTATCCGGGGCTCTGATCGCGGTGCCCGTTCTCATTTCTATCATACGTTCCAAGGTTCGCCACCTCTATGTTTCCGTGTGGTACATCCTCGCCTCTTTACTTTGGTTTCCTATCCTCTTTTTTATTGGCAACCTCCCTCACATTCATGAAGGTGTCGAGCATGCTCTTGTCAATTGGTGGTTTGCCCACAACGTCCTAGGGCTATGGTTTACCCCGATGAGTATAGGGATCGCCTACTATATCATTCCTAAGATCATCGGCCGCCCCATATACTCCTATAACCTTTCCTTTCTTGGGTTCTGGACCCTGGCTATCTTCTACAGCAATGTAGGAGTCCATCATCTGATCGGTGGTCCTGTTCCCCAGTATGTTGTAACCATTTCCATTGTCATGAGCATGATGATGCTGATTCCCGTAATATCGGTAGCCATCAATCACCATATGACAGCCTTCCGCCACCTAGGGGCTGTCCGCGACATGCTTCCCCTTCGCTTCGTAGTGATGGGAGCCATGATGTATACCCTCGCCAGCGTTCAAGGTAGCCTTCACTCCCTTAGGGCCTTGAGTCGCATCACCCACTTCACCCACTACACGGTGTCTCACGCCCACCTCGGCGCCTATGGTTTTGCATCATTCATCCTATTTGGCGCTTGCTACTTTGTAATCCCAAAGGTGCTTCAAACCAACTGGCCTTATCGTCGCCTGATTTCTCTTCACTTCTGGCTGGCACTGATAGGAATTGCCATCTATGTAATTTTCTTGGGCATCGGTGGCTGGCTCCAAGGGGTGAAAATGCTCGATGCGAATGCTTCATTTATGGAGTCAGTTCTTGTAACGATTCCCTATCTTAAGGCAAGAAGCTTCGGCGGCTTGCTTTTAACCATCGGCCATATGGTTTTTATGATTCACTTTATCCTGATCCTGAAACGCTTTGTAGATAAGAAGAAAGGCAAGTCGTCATGA
- a CDS encoding sensor histidine kinase has protein sequence MNFLEPDFSLISNDHAAKLEWLARLRLVAAFGQLVMVPIGLYNGFIPYDSLMEIFGLISLLLIMNLLIWKSMRRKKAYPEHTVFIHLCIDFVFFSLFLSLSSGFLNPLINLCFLHFAIVGLNVSPKFGAMFFCWATALLGLVFASSVADPWNSRMMILLGTYIFVGLTILVVSQWFSRTMSRYKESIHHLRVQLGKVDSLRASGLVAANLCHELSTPINDAVLKVGMIRHHDQKLERHRLCDDVENLLLECGDRLQSLFSDASMEEGQRFVATDIGQLVSRTANSWRSHLCPHLHMEIQIPDQGIIKAIPRMLFIRTFMDFLDNARDAIGSRDGALKVTVKALRDASVEVAVEDNGPGFQETIKDKIGTPFLTNKESGVGLGLYTASHLAFHLGGDFQVGRSSLGGAKVCLQF, from the coding sequence ATGAATTTTCTTGAACCAGACTTTTCTCTGATATCGAACGACCATGCGGCAAAACTGGAGTGGCTGGCTCGCCTGAGGCTTGTAGCTGCCTTCGGCCAGCTCGTGATGGTGCCCATTGGGCTATATAATGGCTTCATCCCATACGATAGCCTGATGGAAATCTTTGGGCTGATCTCCTTACTTCTGATCATGAATTTGCTGATTTGGAAGTCGATGCGCAGGAAGAAGGCTTACCCCGAACACACAGTTTTCATCCATTTGTGCATCGACTTCGTTTTTTTTAGTCTATTTCTTTCCCTATCCTCAGGTTTTTTAAACCCTCTTATAAATCTCTGCTTTCTACACTTTGCCATCGTCGGGCTGAATGTCAGCCCGAAGTTCGGTGCTATGTTTTTTTGTTGGGCTACAGCTCTGCTTGGTTTGGTTTTTGCGAGTAGTGTGGCCGATCCTTGGAACAGTCGCATGATGATTCTCTTGGGGACATACATCTTTGTTGGCCTGACAATACTGGTTGTTTCTCAATGGTTTTCACGGACCATGTCCCGTTACAAGGAATCGATCCACCACCTTAGAGTTCAGCTTGGAAAAGTCGATAGCCTCAGGGCGAGCGGCCTTGTGGCTGCCAATCTCTGCCATGAGCTTTCCACCCCAATCAACGATGCTGTTCTCAAGGTCGGCATGATACGGCACCACGATCAGAAATTAGAGCGCCATCGTCTATGTGATGATGTGGAAAACCTCCTTCTTGAATGTGGAGATCGATTGCAGAGCCTGTTCTCCGATGCATCCATGGAGGAGGGCCAACGCTTTGTGGCAACAGATATCGGCCAACTTGTATCCCGCACGGCAAATAGCTGGCGATCTCACCTATGCCCCCACCTTCACATGGAGATTCAAATACCTGACCAAGGAATCATCAAAGCAATACCTAGAATGCTATTTATTCGAACTTTTATGGACTTCTTAGATAACGCGCGGGATGCTATTGGTTCAAGAGATGGTGCGTTGAAGGTCACAGTTAAAGCGCTTCGTGACGCCAGTGTGGAAGTTGCAGTAGAGGACAACGGGCCCGGATTCCAAGAAACTATCAAGGATAAAATCGGAACCCCATTCCTAACCAATAAAGAGAGTGGAGTTGGCTTGGGGCTCTATACGGCATCTCATTTGGCCTTTCATCTGGGAGGGGATTTCCAAGTTGGTAGGTCAAGCTTGGGAGGAGCCAAGGTTTGCTTGCAGTTTTAG
- a CDS encoding response regulator transcription factor: MKSVLLVEDDKRFRDTLRASFEGLGYQVFAIASEREYFSLKVKSIDYAVLDLQLEKGSSLSIIPLIKRYHSDCRILMLTGFGTVTAAVQAIKLGADNFIHKPATLSRILSALDEDISNLDDIPQETPTLARQERDYIEFVLARCDGNISKAARELGIHRQSLQRKLRSYPPLR, encoded by the coding sequence ATGAAGTCGGTACTATTAGTAGAAGATGATAAACGTTTTCGAGACACTTTGAGGGCGAGTTTTGAAGGCCTTGGGTATCAAGTTTTTGCCATTGCTAGCGAACGTGAGTATTTCTCGCTGAAAGTGAAGTCCATCGACTACGCGGTCCTGGACTTGCAGCTAGAGAAGGGCTCTAGCTTATCTATAATTCCCTTGATAAAACGCTATCATAGTGATTGCCGGATCTTAATGCTCACTGGCTTCGGCACAGTGACGGCTGCGGTGCAAGCCATAAAGTTGGGTGCGGATAACTTTATTCATAAGCCAGCGACGCTGAGTCGGATATTGTCTGCCTTAGACGAGGATATATCAAATTTAGACGATATTCCTCAAGAAACGCCAACACTGGCGAGGCAGGAACGAGACTATATTGAGTTTGTCTTGGCCCGTTGTGATGGCAATATTTCTAAAGCCGCGAGGGAATTGGGAATCCATCGGCAAAGCTTGCAGCGAAAGCTGCGCTCTTATCCACCATTGCGCTAA
- a CDS encoding NAD(P)-dependent oxidoreductase, with translation MSQGTSKALKVCIIGISGKLGRYMVRHCLDRGYEVVGVCREKSVEKLDEFKDSITIFPGMTNERAIIEKAVKGCDGVLTVLAPWGIQQYSSGTAQAVLDYAPSEARLIFSCGWHITKDGRDQYSKGFQRMLRFFTWLARVFRFAEVDDQVEACRRIFASPRKWTVVRGSDLEEGPSEGLPVWSQHIGDPILNSNRTRRVDFALFMVDALSNDKLIHEAPAIVSCQSESAKKHHGDQISDQAV, from the coding sequence ATGAGTCAGGGAACATCAAAAGCGCTAAAAGTATGTATCATTGGAATCTCTGGAAAATTGGGTCGCTACATGGTTCGTCATTGCCTCGACCGTGGCTATGAAGTGGTGGGGGTTTGTCGCGAAAAGAGCGTTGAGAAATTGGACGAGTTTAAGGATTCGATTACGATATTCCCAGGCATGACCAACGAAAGAGCTATCATTGAAAAGGCTGTTAAGGGGTGTGATGGAGTCCTCACGGTCCTGGCGCCTTGGGGTATCCAGCAATACTCCAGCGGCACAGCGCAGGCAGTATTAGATTATGCGCCATCGGAGGCACGACTCATTTTCTCCTGTGGCTGGCATATTACCAAAGACGGCAGAGACCAATATTCGAAGGGCTTCCAACGAATGCTCCGTTTTTTTACTTGGCTTGCACGAGTTTTTCGCTTCGCTGAAGTGGATGACCAGGTGGAAGCATGTCGCAGAATTTTCGCTAGTCCGCGCAAGTGGACGGTAGTCCGTGGCAGCGACCTTGAAGAGGGCCCGAGTGAAGGACTGCCGGTATGGAGTCAACACATAGGCGACCCAATTTTGAATAGCAACCGCACCCGACGTGTCGATTTCGCACTATTTATGGTTGATGCTTTAAGCAATGATAAACTGATCCATGAAGCTCCGGCTATCGTTAGCTGCCAATCGGAATCTGCAAAAAAGCACCATGGAGATCAGATAAGCGACCAAGCTGTTTAG
- a CDS encoding substrate-binding periplasmic protein, producing the protein MKRFIAFALFLTYPAWAKTATCGIATGFPPYQFQKEGKATGLDAKIFDIISAKSKAYSFDLFQNTWTNVLASLRFSIIDCIVGIEITAEREKFLTFTKPYYSRDSVLITLESNAKVNKIEDLSQKIVGSDFHSPLEGQLKNQKGLAIRWVRVPEKSAGFMKLVQGSFDGLLLPKAVALYLSRQHQVPIKVLGSIDSVPVAVAVRKQQHKLLKVIQDILEQESETIAKIVKKYKG; encoded by the coding sequence ATGAAACGATTTATCGCCTTTGCGCTCTTCTTGACATATCCTGCCTGGGCGAAAACAGCGACTTGTGGAATCGCAACGGGATTCCCACCTTACCAGTTTCAAAAAGAGGGCAAGGCCACTGGTCTCGATGCAAAAATATTTGACATCATCTCTGCTAAATCTAAAGCATACTCCTTTGATTTGTTTCAAAACACTTGGACAAACGTCCTCGCATCGCTGCGATTCTCGATTATCGACTGCATTGTTGGCATTGAAATCACAGCTGAGCGAGAGAAGTTCCTGACATTTACGAAACCCTACTACTCGCGAGACTCCGTACTGATCACTCTTGAAAGCAATGCCAAGGTAAATAAGATTGAAGACCTGAGCCAAAAGATTGTAGGTAGCGATTTTCACTCGCCATTGGAAGGTCAATTAAAGAACCAAAAAGGCCTTGCCATTCGTTGGGTAAGGGTGCCTGAAAAGTCGGCAGGCTTTATGAAGCTCGTGCAGGGTAGCTTCGATGGTCTCCTCCTCCCCAAAGCCGTCGCTCTTTATCTCAGTCGCCAGCATCAGGTCCCGATCAAAGTCTTAGGCTCCATCGATAGCGTGCCCGTTGCCGTCGCTGTACGGAAGCAGCAGCACAAACTGCTCAAGGTCATCCAGGATATTCTGGAGCAGGAATCCGAAACCATTGCCAAAATCGTAAAAAAGTATAAAGGCTAG
- a CDS encoding 7TM diverse intracellular signaling domain-containing protein, whose product MKRFALFALIITLKSYAAPAKHQGRLSISPDQELSGLTFGAHMSYLNDVEQKFQDEAILRGDHDQEFIPSEKDLVAFPLGSRHPHWVKFTITNTSDTDRYLFLESDYVITDRVRLIHQHQGETLLDLELGDQVAFNKRTIPHRNPLFELTLKPGDNHFYSKMVSGTTVKFDFKLWDPGQFRDSKLFEYAFVGFIYGGITLLWLYNVFISVSLRSSTYILYTCYITAYLVYAIAFYGFMPLFFPSDQANILGSGWDLYLFVDLVSISAILFSIDFLVLKEKFIRAYHLLRIAAGFVLTNMMFNFLTTGAYGFSNKLSFLCSLVISILLIAIGVVVSLRKYPPAKIYVVAWSTVLGGNTLLLLSLSGVIETTFVTTWAQFTGCALEMVLLSFALGAKMSLERQQKLLLEVELRQESEKSVKMQEELVRVQEQHIKELDVKVKERTADLWAKTRSNQVMLDHVEQGICTVDEDLALDAEYSKHMGSIFAHSNLANCGLDKLLFDDSDLSEEQKSQIREVVKNTIDADLINFSANRHLLPGNVVLNPKYSPRHLQIDWAAIENQEDEVEKIMLTIRDVTQQKKTEAEAAESARELRMIGSIIKLSTNRFQSFVTSSRALLQDCYHIFEQDNFTAHWKALLRHVHTLKGNARTFGFADIAEATHEAETKFFGLKAEDLTPDQILMIRSKIDQIEAMVEDYIRVNSDVLGREEEKKTEETLIELAGFIKDAFQNAAFKENFGKDQYAPLLNKLHSLTSTSLEAIFEPIQQSIELTAKQLGKKKPKLVFSGQAFQVDKLFAQKLENIFGHLVRNSLDHGFADGSENTIYLHCQSSDTNFLVNYSDSGRGLNLNKLRQRGKDLGIIDDTASPQSIAELIFTSQISTRDQVTEVSGRGVGMDAVAQYLKDMGGKIELKLDGSPDSDGFQKFSFQVELPHRLAWLDQVPMPTAS is encoded by the coding sequence ATGAAGCGTTTTGCCCTTTTTGCTCTGATTATAACCTTAAAAAGCTATGCGGCGCCCGCGAAGCACCAAGGAAGACTATCGATTTCACCAGACCAGGAATTGAGCGGCCTCACCTTTGGGGCTCATATGTCTTATCTTAATGATGTGGAGCAGAAGTTCCAAGACGAAGCCATTCTACGCGGCGATCATGACCAGGAATTTATACCTTCCGAAAAAGATCTTGTGGCATTTCCTCTTGGCAGCCGACACCCCCATTGGGTTAAATTCACCATTACTAATACCAGTGACACGGATCGCTATCTATTCCTAGAATCAGACTATGTGATAACCGACCGCGTTCGCTTGATTCATCAACACCAGGGTGAAACGCTTCTTGACCTAGAGTTGGGTGATCAAGTAGCCTTCAACAAAAGAACCATTCCCCATCGCAACCCTCTCTTCGAGCTTACCTTGAAGCCTGGTGATAATCATTTCTATTCGAAGATGGTGAGCGGCACCACAGTAAAATTCGACTTCAAACTGTGGGACCCCGGTCAATTTCGGGATAGTAAGCTATTCGAATATGCCTTTGTCGGCTTTATCTATGGCGGGATCACGTTGCTATGGCTCTACAATGTGTTTATATCCGTGTCCCTTAGATCCAGCACCTATATTCTCTACACGTGCTACATCACAGCATATCTCGTCTATGCAATTGCGTTCTACGGCTTTATGCCTCTGTTTTTTCCAAGTGATCAGGCCAATATCTTAGGCAGTGGCTGGGATCTCTACCTTTTTGTAGACCTAGTTTCTATTTCAGCCATCTTGTTCTCTATTGACTTTTTAGTGCTAAAAGAAAAGTTTATTCGAGCTTACCACCTATTGAGAATTGCTGCTGGCTTCGTGCTCACCAATATGATGTTTAACTTCCTCACTACCGGTGCCTATGGCTTCAGCAACAAGCTTTCATTCCTTTGTTCATTAGTAATCTCGATTCTACTCATTGCGATCGGCGTCGTTGTTTCTTTACGTAAGTACCCACCGGCGAAGATCTATGTGGTGGCATGGTCCACTGTGCTCGGGGGGAACACGCTCCTACTACTATCATTAAGTGGCGTTATCGAAACAACATTCGTCACAACTTGGGCTCAGTTCACAGGCTGTGCTCTTGAGATGGTCTTATTGTCATTTGCCCTAGGCGCAAAGATGTCGTTAGAACGCCAACAAAAGCTCCTGCTTGAAGTCGAACTGCGGCAAGAATCAGAAAAATCTGTCAAGATGCAAGAAGAGCTGGTAAGGGTTCAGGAACAACACATCAAGGAATTAGACGTAAAAGTCAAAGAGCGCACAGCCGACCTATGGGCGAAGACAAGAAGTAATCAGGTCATGCTTGATCACGTGGAGCAAGGCATCTGTACCGTCGACGAAGACCTGGCTCTCGATGCCGAATACTCGAAGCATATGGGATCAATTTTCGCACATTCGAATCTAGCCAACTGCGGGCTAGATAAGTTGCTCTTTGATGATTCAGATTTGAGTGAAGAGCAAAAGTCCCAGATTCGTGAAGTTGTCAAGAATACCATCGATGCAGACTTGATAAATTTCTCGGCAAACCGTCATCTCTTGCCAGGGAACGTCGTTCTCAATCCCAAATATTCCCCGAGACATCTACAGATTGATTGGGCTGCGATAGAGAACCAGGAAGACGAAGTCGAGAAAATCATGCTTACCATTCGCGATGTCACCCAACAGAAAAAGACTGAAGCTGAAGCCGCTGAAAGTGCACGAGAGCTAAGGATGATTGGTTCCATCATAAAGCTTAGTACCAATCGTTTCCAAAGCTTTGTTACCAGCAGTCGGGCCTTGCTTCAAGACTGCTATCATATTTTCGAGCAAGACAATTTCACTGCCCATTGGAAAGCTCTCTTACGGCATGTCCACACTCTGAAGGGCAATGCCAGAACCTTTGGTTTTGCCGACATCGCCGAAGCTACCCATGAAGCAGAAACTAAATTCTTTGGCTTAAAGGCAGAGGATTTGACACCAGATCAGATTCTCATGATTCGTTCTAAAATCGATCAGATTGAAGCTATGGTCGAAGATTACATCAGAGTCAATTCCGATGTTCTTGGCCGAGAAGAGGAGAAGAAAACCGAAGAAACCCTTATCGAACTTGCTGGCTTTATCAAAGATGCCTTTCAAAATGCAGCTTTCAAAGAAAATTTCGGTAAGGATCAGTATGCGCCACTACTCAACAAGCTTCACTCTCTTACCAGCACCTCCCTAGAGGCTATATTTGAACCCATCCAGCAATCTATAGAGCTAACGGCCAAGCAGCTGGGCAAAAAAAAGCCCAAACTTGTATTCTCTGGACAAGCCTTCCAAGTCGACAAACTATTTGCCCAAAAACTAGAGAATATATTTGGTCATCTGGTTCGTAATAGCTTGGATCATGGCTTCGCTGACGGGAGTGAAAATACGATTTACCTACATTGCCAGTCATCTGACACAAACTTCTTGGTCAATTACTCTGATTCAGGACGGGGCTTAAACCTAAACAAGCTGAGGCAACGGGGCAAAGATCTTGGGATCATAGACGACACAGCAAGCCCCCAATCCATTGCTGAACTCATCTTTACCAGCCAGATATCCACACGAGACCAGGTCACAGAAGTATCGGGGCGAGGTGTCGGTATGGACGCTGTTGCCCAGTACCTTAAGGACATGGGGGGGAAAATCGAATTAAAACTTGATGGCTCTCCCGACTCAGATGGTTTCCAAAAGTTCTCGTTTCAAGTAGAACTCCCTCATCGCCTTGCTTGGCTTGACCAAGTGCCGATGCCAACGGCTTCTTAG
- a CDS encoding bacteriohemerythrin, which yields MTSFFSWNDSYDLGIDAMNSEHKTLIAMMNRLYEKHEQGAEFDSLKQSVEDLANYTIKHFSDEETYMESINYPELKVHKLIHADLLKKLAKHKEDFLASQTLSPMFFNFLKMWLSAHIQGIDMKYSNFKKENVA from the coding sequence ATGACCAGCTTTTTTTCTTGGAACGATTCTTACGATCTCGGTATTGATGCCATGAACAGTGAACACAAAACTCTTATCGCGATGATGAATCGCCTCTATGAAAAACACGAACAGGGAGCGGAATTTGACAGTCTCAAGCAATCTGTAGAAGATCTAGCAAACTACACAATAAAGCACTTTTCAGATGAAGAAACTTACATGGAATCCATTAACTATCCCGAGTTAAAAGTTCACAAGTTAATCCACGCCGATCTTTTGAAAAAGCTTGCAAAGCATAAGGAAGACTTTCTCGCGTCCCAAACCCTATCACCCATGTTTTTCAATTTTCTTAAAATGTGGCTTTCAGCGCACATTCAAGGAATAGATATGAAGTACTCGAATTTCAAGAAAGAGAATGTTGCTTAG